The Leucoraja erinacea ecotype New England chromosome 29, Leri_hhj_1, whole genome shotgun sequence genome has a window encoding:
- the ndufa13 gene encoding NADH dehydrogenase [ubiquinone] 1 alpha subcomplex subunit 13 — translation MAAIKVRQDLPPPGGYGPVDYKRNIPRRGPSGYSMFGIGIGILMFGYWRLFKWNRERRRLQIEDLEARVALLPLLHAEQDRRFLRLLRENLEEEAKIMKDVPDWKVGESVYHSNRWIHPPVEELFNLRPREEYVREKYGFQWYV, via the exons ATGGCGGCCATCAAGGTGAGGCAGGACCTGCCACCTCCCGGGGGCTATGGGCCCGTGGATTACAAGCGGAACATCCCCCGTAGAGGCCCCTCAG GTTACAGCATGTTTGGGATTGGAATCGGAATTTTAATGTTTGGCTACTGGAGGCTCTTCAAGTGGAACAGAGAGCGGCG ACGGCTCCAAATTGAAGACCTCGAAGCCCGTGTAGCCTTGCTACCTCTGCTGCATGCTGAACAGGACAGGAG GTTTCTTCGTTTACTGAGGGAGAACCTCGAGGAGGAAGCAAAAATTATGAAGGATGTTCCAGACTGGAAG GTGGGCGAGAGCGTTTACCACTCCAATCGGTGGATCCATCCCCCAGTGGAGGAACTGTTTAACCTCCGACCTCGGGAAGAGTACGTCCGTGAGAAGTATGGGTTCCAGTGGTATGTGTGA